A stretch of the Aegilops tauschii subsp. strangulata cultivar AL8/78 chromosome 4, Aet v6.0, whole genome shotgun sequence genome encodes the following:
- the LOC109778548 gene encoding uncharacterized protein has product MGETDLQNPRNVYGNVELLGRKLFQEQTVSNTELNTKQGRSCVSGLQAFAHATTEDGKDPIACLFLGLMTTYLGRCKMSYSRYRSRSRSVDSSDVENPGNNLFVTGLSSRLTDRDLEKHFSTEGEVIDASIVLDPWTRESRGFGFVTMATLKEAERCIKYLDRSVLEGRVITVEKEGGIPEAGHLFGETVTAHATRLTENALILLIAEDDHTLVVTCVDHTPHMKEGNPTLPMAEGDHTLLPTGRSLPATGEGPTHPTTGACLARPAMVIATVQDLHTATEGGGRAPMTVLFQHTTAGAILQGAEDGATLAAYRHAGATPAAALRRRKN; this is encoded by the exons ATGGGGGAAACAGATTTACAGAACCCGCGTAACGTGTATGGGAACGTTGAATTGCTGGGAAGGAAACTGTTTCAGGAACAGACAGTCTCTAACACTGAACTGAACACGAAACAAGGTCGTAGCTGTGTATCAGGTCTCCAAGCTTTTGCACACGCAACCACAGAGGATGGGAAGGACCCAATCGCCTGCCTCTTTCTTGGTCTTATGACCACATATCTTGGACGCTGTAAA ATGTCGTATTCTAGGTACAGGAGTCGTTCAAG GAGCGTGGACTCGAGTGATGTTGAGAACCCTGGGAACAATCTCTTCGTGACTGGTTTATCATCTCGTCTAACTGATCGAGATCTGGAGAAGCATTTCTCTACAGAGGGAGAG GTGATTGATGCAAGTATAGTACTTGATCCATGGACAAGGGAATCACGGGGATTTGGGTTTGTTACCATGGCTACTCTTAAGGAGGCAGAACGCTGCATCAAATATCTCGACCGTTCAGTGCTGGAAGGTCGTGTCATTACTGTTGAGAAG GAAGGAGGTATTCCCGAAGCAGGTCACCTGTTCGGAGAGACCGTTACAGCTCACGCTACTCGTCTGACCGAGAACGCTCTTATTCTCCTTATTGCAGAGGACGATCATACGCTCGTCGTCACATGCGTAGATCATACTCCccatatgaaagaaggcaatccTACTCTCCCTATGGCAGAAGGAGATCATACTCTCCTTCCAACAGGTCGGAGTCTCCCTGCGACAGGCGAAGGTCCTACTCACCCTACGACAGGCGCATGTCTTGCTCGCCCCGCCATGGTCATCGCCACCGTTCAAGATCTCCATACCGCTACAGAAGGCGGAGGTCGCGCTCCCATGACCGTTCTGTTTCAGCATACTACAGCAGGCGCTATTCTCCAAGGAGCAGAAGACGGAGCTACTCTCGCAGCATATCGCCACGCAGGAGCTACTCCCGCAGCTGCTCTCCGGCGTCGGAAGAATTAA
- the LOC109778547 gene encoding coronatine-insensitive protein homolog 2, with protein sequence MGGDERHLGRTMSLGIPDVALGLVMGCVEDPWDRDAISLVCRHWCKVDALSRKHVTVAMAYSTTPDRLFRRFPCLESLKLKAKPRASMFNLIPEDWGGSASPWIRELSASFHFLKVLHLRRMIVSDDDVAVLVRAKAHMLVSLKLDRCSGFSTSSLALLARCCKKLETLFLEESSVAEKENDEWLRELATSNTVLETLNFFLTDLRASPAYLFLLVRNCRRLKTLKISDCFMSDLVDLFRTAETLQDFAGGSFDDQDQGGNYANYYFPPSVQRLSLLYMGTNEMQILFPYGATLKKLDLQFTFLTTEDHCQLVQRCPNLEVLEVRDVIGDRGLEVVARTCKKLQRLRVERGDDDQGGLEDEQGRVTQVGLMAVAEGCPDLEYWAVHVSDITNAALEAIGAFSKNLNDFRLVLLDREVHITELPLDNGVRALLRGCTKLRRFAFYVRPGALSDIGLSYVGEFGKTVRYMLLGNAGGSDDGLLAFARGCPSLQKLELRSCCFSERALAVAALQLKSLRYLWVQGYKASPTGTDLMAMVRPFWNIEFIAPNQDEPCPEGQAQILAYYSLAGARTDCPHSVIPLYPSVGS encoded by the exons ATGGGCGGCGACGAGCGGCACCTGGGGAGGACCATGAGCTTGGGGATCCCGGACGTGGCGCTGGGGCTGGTCATGGGGTGCGTGGAGGACCCCTGGGACCGCGACGCCATCTCGCTCGTCTGCCGCCACTGGTGCAAGGTCGACGCGCTCAGCCGCAAGCACGTCACCGTCGCCATGGCCTACTCCACCACCCCCGACCGCCTCTTCCGCCGCTTCCCCTGCCTCGAGTCGCTCAAGCTCAAGGCCAAGCCCCGCGCCTCCATGTTCAACCTCATCCCCGAGGACTGGGGCGGCTCCGCCTCGCCCTGGATCCGCGAGCTCTCCGCCTCCTTCCACTTCCTCAAGGTGCTGCACCTCCGCCGGATGATTGTCTCCGACGACGACGTCGCCGTGCTCGTGCGCGCCAAGGCCCACATGCTCGTCTCCCTCAAGCTTGACCGCTGCTCCGgcttctccacctcctccctcgctCTCCTCGCCCGCTGCTGCAA GAAACTGGAAACGTTGTTTCTTGAAGAAAGTTCTGTTGCTGAGAAAGAAAATGATGAATGGCTCCGCGAGCTTGCTACCAGCAATACTGTCCTTGAGACGCTGAATTTCTTTCTGACGGATCTCAGGGCATCCCCAGCATATCTTTTCCTTCTTGTGCGAAATTGCCGAAGGCTGAAAACTCTCAAGATTAGCGACTGTTTCATGTCTGACCTGGTCGACCTGTTCCGTACAGCAGAAACACTACAAGACTTTGCTGGTGGTTCCTTTGATGATCAAGATCAAGGTGGGAATTATGCTAACTACTATTTCCCTCCTTCGGTACAGCGCTTGAGTTTGCTCTACATGGGAACAAATGAGATGCAGATATTATTTCCATATGGTGCCACACTCAAGAAGTTAGACCTTCAGTTTACATTCCTTACCACAGAGGATCACTGTCAATTAGTCCAGCGCTGCCCAAATCTAGAAGTTTTGGAG GTGAGGGATGTGATAGGAGACCGAGGGTTAGAAGTTGTTGCGCGGACCTGCAAGAAATTACAGCGACTCAGAGTCGAGAGAGGAGACGATGACCAAGGAGGTCTTGAGGACGAACAGGGTAGAGTGACACAAGTAGGATTGATGGCTGTAGCTGAAGGCTGTCCTGATTTGGAGTACTGGGCAGTACATGTGTCTGACATTACAAATGCAGCTCTTGAGGCCATTGGTGCGTTCAGCAAAAACCTGAACGATTTCCGACTTGTCCTGCTTGATAGAGAGGTGCATATAACTGAACTGCCCCTTGACAACGGGGTTCGGGCTTTGCTGAGAGGTTGCACCAAACTCCGGAGGTTTGCATTTTATGTGAGACCTGGAGCTCTATCAGATATTGGCCTTTCTTATGTTGGCGAATTTGGCAAGACTGTCCGCTACATGTTGCTTGGGAATGCTGGGGGATCTGATGATGGACTGCTGGCATTTGCACGAGGATGCCCAAGCTTGCAGAAATTGGAGCtaaggagttgctgctttagtgAACGTGCATTGGCAGTTGCAGCCTTACAGCTGAAGTCACTCAGATATCTTTGGGTGCAGGGATACAAGGCATCTCCTACCGGCACCGATCTCATGGCAATGGTACGCCCCTTCTGGAACATTGAGTTTATTGCACCAAATCAAGATGAGCCTTGCCCAGAGGGTCAGGCACAGATTCTGGCATACTACTCTCTGGCTGGGGCAAGGACAGATTGTCCTCACTCAGTAATTCCCCTCTATCCGTCAGTCGGAAGCTAA